The nucleotide window TATTCCATCTGTCCTATGCCGCTCACCTCGGATGGTCGCCGACTCTCCGGCGACTGCTCCGGGTCAAGCGCAAGAGCAATCCCCGGGTCGATGAAGTGCAGGACGGTGCGCGCGCCGTCCTGATCGAGGAAGGGATCGCGACATGGATATTCAACCATGCGCAACGGCTAGCCCTGTTCGAGGGGATTTCCACCCTCGACTATGGGCTGCTCAAGTCCGTGCGCCGCTTCGTTGCCGGATACGAAGCCGAAACCTGTCCCCTATGGCTGTGGGAGGAAGCAATCTTGAAGGGCTATGAAGTATTCCGCGCCGTGCGCGTGCATCGCGGCGGCCGCGTCAGCATCGACCTTGAGGCCCGTTCGATCCGGTACGATCAGCCATGAGTGCCGCCGTCGATGCCATTGTCCAGGCGCTGAGCAGCGTTGAACTGGAGAATGTCTTCAATCCATATGCCGAGCGATGCCCGCTGCATGATCGAAGCGATGCGCCGCGCCGGCGGCAGCAGAACCTTGCCATGAGTCTGGAAACGGCGGTCGACCTCAAGGTCCGCACGATCTGGATTGCCCGCGACCTGGGCTATCGCGGCGGCCGCCGCACCGGCTTGGCGCTGACTGACGAGGTCCATCTCGATTCCTATAGCGTGCTGTTCCAGGGTCTGCGCGTGGCCAAGGCCACCAAAGGCCCCGCCATCGGCGAACGCACGGCAACCGTCATCTGGCAGATGCTGCAGCGGCTGGCCGAACCCGTCTTCCTCTGGAACGTCTTTCCGCTCCACCCGCATGAGCCGGGCGCGCCGATGAGCAACCGTTGCCATACGCGTCGCGAGCGGCAAGCCTGCGCTCGCTTCCTGCATGACATTATGGATCTTCTGCAGCCGGAAACCGTCATCGCAATCGGTGGCGATGCCCACCGCGCTGTCGATGAACTGGGGGTCAGTGCCATCCAGGTTCGCCACCCGAGCTATGGCGGGCAGAACACTTTTATCGCGCAGATCGAGCAGGCCTACGCCCTGCCGCCCTGCCGGACGCCCGATCTATTCACGCAGCCTGCGTGAGCAAGGCCGCCTGGCAAGCCGCAATCAAAGCCTGCACCTCCCGCTTTTTGCCCCCGGCGAGATCGAGTTCGGCATGGGTGGACTGGATGGTCAGGCCGCCGAGGGCGAATCCCGCCTCCCGCGCGATGAACTGCTGGAGGCGGCCGAGCCCGATCAGATTGCCGAGCGTTCGCGCCACATAATGGTGGTTCCGGTACACGGCCATCATATGCAGCCGCCCATCGGGCGCAGGCTTGAGTTCGATGAAGCTGAGGCACTGCCGTCCTCGCGGCTTGATCAGATCACGGGCCGGATCGAACAAGGCGATCTCATAGCACTGTTTGTAGTTCCACGCCCCGTCGGCCTTGAGCTGCCGGAGCATCCGGATGTTCTCTGCAATCTGATCCACATGGCTCTTGTCCCGGGTTTCCCAGTGAACCATGCGCTCGAAATAGCGGCCCCAGCCGCCCTGCCGGCACATACGCTTGGCATAGACGGCCAGATAGCGCGCCCGTAGCCCCTCAATGCCGTCGCCTCGATCGAGGCTGGCCGGAAAGATCGTATTGGCTACGGTTGCGATGCCCTGCTGGCCATGGGCCTTCAAATACCGGTCGACGAGGTCGATCGCCATCTCCTCCTCGGAAGACACGGCCACCGGGTCTTCGATGTGGAGCATCAGGCCGCCCAGCTCGCCCTCGCGGCTCAACCGCTCGGCCGCCTCAAGCCAGGCGCGTACCGGCGTTGGCGCCGCTGACATCGGATTGTAGAACATCACCGTCTCCTTCCTTGATGACAAAGGCGCCGACCAGTCGCGGAGCCAGACAGTCCTCCCTCACCCAGGCATGGCCCTCATGCCCCCAGCGGGAACCCCAGGAATTGCGCAATAGCATCACCGGCTCGCCCGCGTGACGGCCGTGTCCGACGATCACCATGGCGTGCCCGTCGTTCCGATCGATCGGCTCGTGGCGATCCGGCGCCAGCAGCACCTCGGTGCCGATAAGGGTCCAGTCCGCCGGAAACCGGTACGTCCCGGACAGGAAGACCCCGACCACCACGGGGCGCCCGGCAAGAAGCCCGGCTCGGATGCCGTGCAGACCTGGCGCACAGCTGCTGGACTCGCAGGTGAAGAGCGATGAGACCCCGCCCGGCGGCTGCCATGACGCAGGATCGGGCCAGGCGGCTGAGTACGGCCAAGCCGCCTCTACCGGCTGTCCCGTGCCGCGCAGGATCGCCTGTGTATCCGGCATCGTGGTGCCGCAGCGCGGTCCCGTCCCAGCCCGCCTAGCGGCATGAAAGTAGAGCCATTCGACGCACAGCCAGTCAGGGTGGCCGCGCGCATGCCGGTGCGCATCGGAAGCGGCAAACGATAGGCAGGTCGGGCGGCGGCCCTGATCGCGAACCGTGCCCAGGTCTCTACGCATGTCGGTCGAAATCTGCAGCGTCATGGGGCCGCCAACCGCTCCAGCCGCTGCCGCTCGAATAACCCCGCCTCGTCACTGGTCGCGGTCCGGCAATGCAGGGTCAGCGTGTGCGGATCGTCTTCGGGATCCCAGGGACGGCACTCCTTCAGCCGCAGTGTCTCGGCCAGCGGGCGCTCCGCCTGCGCCAGTATCCGCCGCACGGTCGGGGCGCCAATCTGGCCCTCAGGCACGGGTTCCCGGCCGTCCTTCAGAATCACGAAGCCGGCGTCCCACAATTCATCGAAGGTCCAGACATAGCCGGCCCCGGTATCTTCCCGCAGGCGCAGCAGGAACAGGTCGTCCCGACCGGCCTCGACCACCGCCCCCTCGTCCTTCTCGGTCAGATGCCAGACATCGCTGCGCCGGGGGTTCGGCAATGGCTGACCGTCTAGCAGGCCCAGCTTGAGGCTCTGCGGCCGGGTCTTCAGGAGCTGCTGACGCAGCCCGGCGCCGATCACCTTCTCGCGCTCAAGACCATAGACCGCGCCGCT belongs to Acuticoccus sediminis and includes:
- a CDS encoding uracil-DNA glycosylase yields the protein MSAAVDAIVQALSSVELENVFNPYAERCPLHDRSDAPRRRQQNLAMSLETAVDLKVRTIWIARDLGYRGGRRTGLALTDEVHLDSYSVLFQGLRVAKATKGPAIGERTATVIWQMLQRLAEPVFLWNVFPLHPHEPGAPMSNRCHTRRERQACARFLHDIMDLLQPETVIAIGGDAHRAVDELGVSAIQVRHPSYGGQNTFIAQIEQAYALPPCRTPDLFTQPA
- a CDS encoding C1 family peptidase, which encodes MTLQISTDMRRDLGTVRDQGRRPTCLSFAASDAHRHARGHPDWLCVEWLYFHAARRAGTGPRCGTTMPDTQAILRGTGQPVEAAWPYSAAWPDPASWQPPGGVSSLFTCESSSCAPGLHGIRAGLLAGRPVVVGVFLSGTYRFPADWTLIGTEVLLAPDRHEPIDRNDGHAMVIVGHGRHAGEPVMLLRNSWGSRWGHEGHAWVREDCLAPRLVGAFVIKEGDGDVLQSDVSGANAGTRLA